In a single window of the Gemmatimonas sp. genome:
- a CDS encoding Ig-like domain-containing protein, whose amino-acid sequence MHALLVASVSTAPLACGGESSTTPSSGAISTITLSPQTLTLGVGSSVALDVSVRDADGQPTNPRTIFWSSSDAAIARVSAAGLVTALAPGSVQISATVEGKSAVANVAVAPTSVASVQLSSVELRLTTGQRVQLTASARDASGAPLSGRVVTWTVSDASIAVVDSTGALTALAPGGTTVTAASEGRTATAAVFVTSVPVATVVLTPSSTSIVEGQTTQLRVETRSSTGVVLSGRTIAWSSSNASVASVSSSGLVTGVATGTTTITASSEGRSGSASVTITARPVNAIVVSPSQLSLIAGQAVALTVQITDAQGNLLSGRPVTYRSDSVGVASVSANGAVTAVAPGSATITVTSEGRSATVRVVVSAVPISSIRVTPSLATLTVGDDTALTAVTLDGSGAALSGRVIAWSSGSPSVATVSTSGLVTAVGVGSVIILAQAEGRTGSATITVNAPPIAVVTVAPSTVSVDVGGTVDLAATVNDATGATVFGRVVLWSSSVPSVATVSSTGRVSAVAAGTSTVTATVDGKSGTAQITVTPTPIGTVTVAPASRTLDVGGTVDLVATVLDVNGVAVSGRTVTWSSSAIAVAAVSSTGRVTALVPGTATITATVDGKSGTAQILVSTPAVQTVGRVTVSPASATIKSTGPSDRTVQLNAVVYADSASGGSALTNAIVVWSSNAPLIATVSVTGLVTAISEGTAIISATSGTKSGTSTITVVKR is encoded by the coding sequence ATGCACGCGCTGCTGGTCGCCTCGGTCAGCACGGCCCCACTGGCGTGCGGGGGCGAATCGTCCACCACGCCGTCGTCCGGCGCGATCAGCACGATCACGCTCTCGCCGCAAACACTCACCCTTGGCGTCGGCAGCAGCGTGGCGCTCGACGTGTCAGTGCGGGATGCCGACGGTCAACCCACGAACCCGCGCACGATCTTCTGGTCGAGCAGCGATGCAGCGATTGCGCGGGTCTCCGCCGCAGGATTGGTCACGGCGTTGGCACCGGGCTCGGTGCAGATTTCGGCCACGGTAGAGGGCAAAAGTGCCGTCGCCAATGTGGCGGTCGCTCCCACGTCGGTCGCCAGTGTTCAGCTGTCGAGCGTGGAGCTGCGCCTGACCACAGGCCAACGTGTGCAACTTACCGCCAGTGCACGCGACGCATCGGGCGCGCCCTTGAGTGGACGCGTGGTCACCTGGACCGTGAGTGACGCCAGTATCGCGGTGGTGGATAGCACCGGTGCCCTGACGGCGCTCGCGCCTGGAGGCACCACCGTGACGGCTGCGAGCGAAGGGCGGACAGCCACGGCAGCCGTTTTCGTGACGTCGGTTCCGGTCGCTACCGTTGTGCTCACGCCGTCCAGTACCTCGATCGTGGAAGGCCAAACCACGCAGTTGCGCGTGGAAACGCGCTCGTCGACAGGCGTCGTGCTGTCGGGACGCACGATTGCTTGGTCGTCGTCGAACGCGTCGGTGGCCAGTGTGTCATCGTCGGGTCTCGTAACGGGCGTCGCTACTGGAACGACGACCATTACCGCCTCGAGTGAAGGCCGATCGGGTTCGGCGTCAGTCACGATCACCGCGCGCCCGGTGAATGCGATTGTCGTGTCGCCGTCGCAGCTGTCGCTCATTGCGGGGCAGGCGGTAGCGCTGACGGTGCAGATTACCGACGCCCAGGGTAACCTGCTGAGCGGACGACCCGTGACCTATCGCTCCGACAGCGTCGGAGTTGCGTCGGTGTCGGCGAATGGTGCGGTGACCGCCGTCGCACCCGGGAGTGCCACGATTACGGTGACGAGCGAGGGGCGCAGTGCCACGGTGCGTGTTGTTGTGTCGGCCGTGCCTATCTCCAGCATTCGCGTGACACCTAGTCTGGCCACGTTGACAGTCGGCGACGACACGGCGTTGACCGCCGTGACACTGGACGGGTCGGGCGCCGCACTCTCTGGTCGGGTGATCGCGTGGAGCAGCGGATCACCGAGTGTGGCAACGGTCTCGACGTCGGGCCTCGTCACCGCCGTCGGCGTGGGCAGTGTGATCATCCTTGCCCAGGCAGAAGGTCGCACCGGCTCGGCAACGATCACCGTCAATGCACCGCCGATTGCTGTGGTCACGGTCGCACCCTCGACGGTATCCGTTGATGTGGGCGGCACCGTCGATCTCGCCGCAACGGTGAATGACGCCACGGGAGCCACCGTGTTTGGTCGTGTCGTACTGTGGAGTTCGAGCGTACCGTCGGTAGCGACCGTCTCGAGCACCGGGCGCGTGAGCGCCGTGGCCGCCGGCACGAGCACGGTCACCGCCACGGTCGATGGCAAGTCGGGCACGGCTCAGATCACGGTGACGCCCACGCCGATCGGGACAGTAACCGTGGCACCCGCCAGCCGTACGCTCGACGTCGGCGGTACCGTCGATCTCGTCGCTACCGTGCTCGATGTGAATGGCGTGGCGGTTTCGGGACGCACGGTCACCTGGAGTTCGAGTGCCATCGCGGTCGCCGCGGTATCGAGCACTGGGCGCGTCACTGCGCTAGTGCCGGGAACGGCCACCATCACCGCCACGGTTGATGGAAAGTCGGGCACGGCGCAAATCCTCGTCTCGACGCCTGCTGTGCAAACGGTTGGGCGAGTGACCGTAAGTCCGGCATCGGCCACGATCAAATCGACGGGACCGTCGGATCGTACGGTGCAGCTCAATGCTGTCGTGTACGCCGACAGTGCGAGCGGCGGCAGCGCACTGACGAAT
- a CDS encoding protein kinase, with protein MVDDRGEAAVVADLDEEYEIVAELGRGGSAVVYRARDRALGRDVAIKVVRGRPGGLDDELIARLGREARMVAQLQHPQIVSVHAVKRLPDGLALIMQWVPGRTLKQTILEEGPLAPGRADALLRDIAAALAYAHAHGVIHRDVKPENIFLDAVSGRALLSDFGIASSREFDSRLTMTGTAIGTPTYMAPEQIDGAPADARSDVYSLGLVAWEMLTGHRPWEGDSLYNVIYRQKHETLRPIDDVRTDVPERLQYLIERALQKRPGARWAGADGLLAQLEGSVLPPDWTHWQVAHRRRQEVRDAERDARRRGSRDGPSAAHAAAPAGLFATALQTIRFRRPDPEGGASALTLDRERQHALGTNPSDATPTELDASAWSASTVHSRVDVDDQPTWMQDGDDDAEVESLLRGRRWAALGVVFVALLAVTGAWLVFGPSLTHGRADSAFIPALDERAARELPVGLPVAAPVTAPVAPSLAVPAVAVAPSIRDPSSDSLAGLLDVASDDDASDSVVARKRPRRPMAARAGAAFVAPVPVELALRATSDAGLIAAGGRHSCVVRDARLTCWGANDDGQLGSGAFEDASFPAAVRGELRYTQVSSGLSHTCALAREGDVYCWGSDAFGQLGDATRTSRSAPVRVASNLLFTSIRAGRDHSCALTIDGVVACWGSNARGQLGDGTTVTRATPTGAATSLRFIAVTAGWQHSCGLTRDGTAICWGDNTSGQLGDGTVVSRATPLPVSGSTRFTSIAAGSHQTCAISTVGSLWCWGRDGAGSSPGMPRTEPSRVATSAAFTSVVAGTVHVCARSTTAEVWCMGRNGYGQLGDGTLSDRSSPVKVSAPSTFTSVSANGAHTCGVLTSGETMCWGYNIDGQLGDGTRNNQPRPVRVGTPR; from the coding sequence ATGGTGGACGATCGCGGCGAAGCGGCGGTCGTCGCTGATCTCGACGAGGAGTACGAGATCGTCGCTGAGTTGGGCCGCGGCGGTAGCGCCGTCGTATATCGCGCGCGGGATCGCGCGCTCGGCCGCGACGTGGCCATCAAGGTCGTCCGCGGTCGCCCGGGTGGACTCGATGATGAACTGATCGCGCGATTGGGGCGTGAAGCGCGCATGGTCGCACAATTACAGCATCCGCAGATCGTGTCGGTGCATGCGGTGAAGCGATTGCCGGATGGACTCGCATTGATCATGCAGTGGGTGCCAGGCCGCACGCTCAAGCAGACCATTCTCGAAGAAGGGCCGCTCGCCCCCGGGCGTGCGGACGCGCTCCTGCGCGACATTGCGGCGGCGCTGGCGTACGCGCACGCCCATGGCGTCATCCATCGCGATGTGAAGCCAGAGAATATCTTTCTCGATGCCGTGAGCGGACGAGCGCTGCTGAGCGACTTCGGCATTGCATCGTCGCGTGAGTTCGATTCGCGACTTACCATGACGGGCACCGCGATAGGCACACCCACGTATATGGCGCCCGAGCAGATCGATGGTGCGCCCGCGGACGCACGATCGGACGTGTACAGTCTGGGGCTGGTCGCGTGGGAAATGCTCACCGGACACCGACCGTGGGAAGGGGACTCGCTGTACAATGTGATCTATCGGCAGAAGCATGAAACGCTGCGGCCGATCGATGATGTGCGCACCGACGTTCCCGAGCGGTTGCAGTATCTCATCGAACGCGCGCTGCAGAAGCGCCCCGGTGCGCGCTGGGCGGGCGCGGATGGATTGCTGGCTCAATTGGAAGGGAGTGTACTCCCTCCCGATTGGACGCACTGGCAGGTGGCGCATCGTCGTCGACAGGAGGTGCGCGACGCAGAGCGCGATGCGCGCCGACGTGGGTCGCGCGACGGTCCCTCCGCCGCACACGCCGCGGCACCGGCGGGCCTGTTCGCGACGGCGCTGCAAACGATCCGCTTCCGGCGCCCTGATCCCGAAGGCGGGGCGTCCGCTCTGACATTGGACCGCGAGCGCCAGCATGCCTTGGGCACGAATCCTTCGGACGCGACGCCCACCGAATTGGATGCGAGCGCGTGGAGCGCCAGCACGGTCCATTCGCGTGTGGACGTCGACGATCAACCGACATGGATGCAAGACGGAGACGATGATGCGGAGGTCGAGTCGCTGTTGCGGGGCCGTCGGTGGGCGGCACTCGGCGTTGTCTTTGTGGCGCTGCTTGCGGTGACCGGCGCATGGCTCGTGTTCGGCCCTTCCCTCACGCACGGCCGGGCGGACAGCGCGTTCATTCCCGCGCTCGACGAACGCGCCGCCCGCGAGTTGCCGGTCGGACTGCCGGTTGCAGCGCCGGTTACAGCGCCGGTTGCACCGTCTCTCGCAGTGCCCGCGGTCGCGGTGGCACCGTCGATCCGCGACCCCTCAAGTGACAGTCTGGCCGGGTTGCTCGATGTCGCGTCGGATGATGACGCGTCGGACTCCGTCGTGGCGCGGAAGCGTCCGAGGCGTCCGATGGCCGCGCGCGCTGGCGCCGCGTTCGTCGCTCCGGTCCCCGTTGAACTTGCGCTGCGAGCGACCTCCGATGCCGGCCTCATCGCAGCCGGCGGCCGGCATTCGTGCGTCGTGCGCGACGCACGACTCACCTGCTGGGGGGCGAATGATGACGGGCAGTTGGGCAGCGGCGCGTTCGAGGACGCGTCGTTCCCCGCTGCCGTGCGCGGTGAGCTGCGGTATACACAGGTATCGTCCGGTCTCTCGCACACCTGCGCGCTGGCGCGTGAGGGGGACGTCTACTGCTGGGGCAGTGACGCGTTCGGACAGTTGGGAGACGCCACTCGCACCTCACGAAGTGCACCGGTGCGTGTCGCGTCGAATCTGCTCTTCACATCCATACGTGCGGGGCGTGATCACAGCTGCGCGCTGACCATCGACGGCGTGGTCGCCTGTTGGGGCAGCAATGCTCGTGGGCAGCTCGGCGACGGAACGACCGTCACGCGCGCCACGCCGACCGGCGCCGCAACGTCATTGCGGTTCATTGCGGTCACAGCCGGATGGCAACACAGCTGTGGCCTCACGCGCGACGGTACCGCGATCTGTTGGGGTGACAACACCAGCGGGCAGTTGGGCGACGGTACCGTCGTCTCCCGCGCCACGCCGCTGCCGGTGTCAGGCTCGACGCGCTTTACCAGCATCGCCGCCGGCAGCCATCAGACGTGCGCGATTTCCACCGTCGGATCGCTCTGGTGCTGGGGCCGCGACGGTGCTGGCAGCTCGCCGGGCATGCCGCGCACGGAGCCGAGCCGCGTGGCGACATCGGCGGCATTCACGTCGGTGGTCGCGGGCACCGTGCATGTGTGCGCGCGATCGACTACGGCCGAGGTCTGGTGCATGGGCCGTAATGGCTACGGGCAACTTGGCGATGGCACCCTCAGCGATCGCAGCAGTCCAGTCAAAGTGAGCGCACCATCCACGTTCACGTCGGTGAGTGCCAACGGCGCCCACACCTGTGGTGTGCTCACGAGCGGTGAGACGATGTGCTGGGGATACAACATCGACGGACAACTCGGCGATGGCACCCGAAACAATCAGCCGCGGCCGGTCCGCGTGGGGACTCCGCGATGA